In the Silene latifolia isolate original U9 population chromosome 1, ASM4854445v1, whole genome shotgun sequence genome, CCACGGccgtaaaaaaacaaaaaaaaaaaaaaacaaaaaaaaaactttactAGCCTAAGAAGTAAGAAGGTCACATCTTAAACCAATGGCAGCGAATGGAGTTAAAAGGCCTTATTCTTTATGACTTAATAAAAACTCTTTTCAATTCAGCTCGGCTCTATTCATTTTAGTTTAGATTCAGCTACTTTTGTTCAACTCATCATATTTCACAAAATTCACTTTTacttcagctccattcagttcggCTCTACTCCGTTCAATTCAATTAAGCTCGTTTCAGCCGAAAAGAACAGGGTCACTCCTCGCTTTAAAAATAAAACATTAAATTATCGGATCCTACTTACTTCACCATCGCAACTGAGTGGTGACTAATCAAACCCGAGTAATGCAAAGCAGGGAGGGTCTCAGAGTCTCAGCATTGTCACTGATTAAACACTCAACAATGTACTCGTACTATCAGTCAATATGCAGTCTTCTTATTAAAAGTATTAATGACCAACATAAAGTTGAGAATgaatgaaatttatttcatacTCAGTGTGCCTCAAGGATATTGTGTTGTTCTTACGCTCTGTCCCGTTTCAAACAATTAAAGCAATGTACCTTATTTTCGTCAGAAATTTATAGCTTGCTTTCAATGATCCGCAATATATAGTTAGATTGCTTTATTACAAATCTTGGCTCACATCTCGTCGCATTTACGACATACTCAGAGCATCCGTAAGGTGATAGTTAAGGCCAAATCAATGGTCCTACTCCTTCACCTTAATACGCTCCCTCACTCGAATGCACAGAGCCACAAACCTACCTATACCAGGGGTCTCTCAGGATTTGAACCCTAGACCTTTTGGTCAcgcttgctctgataccatgtgagAAAAACCATCTCAACCGAAACAAGGTtgagatgatgacgatgatgaaaaTATACAATTTCGATCAATCAATTAGCTACACGTCTCTTGGCTAAGTTGCAAAGGTATAAGTATGGTTGTAACAAAACAAAAAGATAAAGTCAATGAAAAAATTATGAATGCTTGTTTCCAAGCATGGCAGAAGTGCAGGACGACTACATTATTTTCGACAGTACGCGAGCATAAAAGTCTAATTTCAATGTCTATATTTATAGAAACACATGATAAATTATGGCAGTAATGTTATGTCTTCAAGCTATCTACCACATTCTTCTTCTGGCTGGTTTGCAGGAATATATATTTTTACTCTGCATCGTTGTTTTTTATTTCTATTTTCGACATAATGTTAAGCGGATAATGCCAAAGTTATCAGGTACAATTTAACATGtatgaaatgaaatgtcaaaaaAACTCGAAAACACCTTACATTATTAAGCACAAACAAACGTCATGAGACACTCGAGTAATGTActaatgttgtttctttatctaACTGCGCGGCTAAACCAAGAACTTGAAATAGTTGCATAAGTCGTGTGACTGGTGTCGCGTTAAGAATGGTATTAGTGAGCGCCTTGTTTCGTTATCTGACTGCGTGGCTAAAAATTATGGCAGTATTTTTTAAGCACAACTAACTGCACAAACGTCATGAgacactggggtaatgttgtttctttatctgACTGCGCGGCTAAACCAAGACTGGTGTCGCGTTAAGAATGGTATTAGTGAGCGCCTTCTTTCTTTATCTGACTGCGCGGCTAAAAATTTCGTCACATAATTGAACATGTCATTACTATCCTCCAGCACCACGCCACGCTGCCACACAAATGAAAGCGAAAGGGTAAATTCGCCTGACTGAATCCTGCAGGCTGTTCTACTATACATTTCATACTCCGTCGTCGTGAAATCATAAACAAAGATTCAGATTTAATATAATTAATGAAATCTGATTAAGTAAATGTAATCACTGGCACATCTTAGTCATATGTGACATGTCCACAGCTTGCAGATTAGATCTTACATGTTATACTTTTTGATTGTTTAATTAGTCACAGCTAATCTTTTTCAACTTGCTAAtcagttaattaaataataaataaataaaggtcTTTTTTTGTTAGATTTCGAAATCCGAGATCTTAAGAATCTGATTTACAAAATTAAGTGTCCTAAGTTATGAGGTTGACTTAAGATTTGATCTTAATCTCCTGAATCTGTGAACTTATTTAGTCCTTTTCATTTCACTTTCGCATTGATTATAGATCCACGTCCCGGCAATGTACTGGGACCGTCTTAGTTCGTGTGGTGCTACCGTCCTTAGAgtcctagacctggcaaaaccaaCCTGCCCGAATACCTCCTTTGGTCATTTGCCGGGTTTACCTGAGACTGTAAGATTAGTAATGGGCCCATTTTAGCTCGTGTGGAGCTAGCGTCCTtggactagacctggcaaaaccgACCCAAGATCTAAATAGGACAATACGAATATGATGTGGCCCGAATACCTCCTTTGGCCATTTGCCGGGTTTACCAGCGACTGTAAGATTAGTAACTCAATTCAGTTAATTAAGCTTCATTAACAGCAAGAGACAGGAAAGTTTGTCGGATCCTTCATCAACACCCCATTATAacataaataatacggagtactaaCTCGTAGACCGAGTTTTTAAATTGGAATTGACGGAGTAATTAATCAGCGGGGTAATCGACATTGCTACCGTCTACCGACAGTTGAACCATGGACTTGTCACACATGCACCCTTGGATTCATCCACATTATGCGTAATTTAATAAACTCAGCGGAGAGAAATTAGATTAAACACTCGGAAAATCATTTACTTTACTAATCTAGATCTGATTGATACGGAGTACAATTCTTCGTCTTCCATCGATAAAAACAAAGAGTAAATTACAGACAGAGGCTCCTACGAGCATTAGATGTTCTTCGATTTCAGAAACCATCTTAGTTGGCAAATACACAAGTTAGCGATAGTTTAATCCGAGGTAGATTAAACATTCATCGTCTCTAAACCTAAATTCTACAACTTCTACTACTGCAGTACTACTAATAATAACAACAAACTAACAAGATCGAAACTGGCAAAATTAACGGCCGTCTAGCAGAGGACTGAGTGATTTGTAAGGACTCGGGGGTAAACTGCTTTTCGTTGAAGCATTAACAAGGCGTTGTACAAAGCTCTCGATTCTGTCTCTGTTTGTTTCAGCCAACAGACGCTTTCCTCCGAATGTAAGAGACTCAATTCCCCTCTCCTTCAATGCGGCTTCCTTAGTCATTACTCCTGATCCGTCTAACCCGTTTGCCTGTACACAAATTCAAGCCAACATTAGCACTTCATTTAATTCATGTTGTACCATACAAATATATAACCGTTTTACACAAGACTAACAGCGGAATGCAATGAAACAACTGGCATATAAGTGAAAGGACAAATTATAGACATCAAGTTGCATAACAAAGACATTTTGGCATTTATTCTTGAGTTTTTTATATAACCAAAAAGAGGACCTACAAAATACTAGACCCTGATGAAAGTGTCGGTATGATTATTTTTTAAGGAAATTATCCGTGATTTATGCCCCTCACATTTAATGTTTACACTAATTGACCTCTTTGTGGACCGCCTTCCACATCTTTTCACAACTCATAACTAAATATCTATACGGTTCCTTACAACAAATTTGATCTGCAACGTCAAGTACAGCGGTAATTATCGTGTAAGACAGTAAAACGATTTTTTTGTACGAGCCGTATGAATCACTAATCCTAATTATTCATTTGTTTTCTTACAATTGTTACCGAAAATGTTTATTTCTAGAAGTAATGGTAGCTAAATTCTTTGTTACAACACGATAATTATTAGGACTCAATAGGAAGACGGGGGCTAGGGAGGCGGCCAATATTTTAAACTCGGAAATTTTAGGAGCGGCATATTAATACGAAGTGTGAAGTTAAAAGTTCGGATTTTTGATCAATTAAGGGGGACCGATTGCGAATTGATACTTCTCTTTAGCTCCATTTACTCATTTAGCATCAAATTATTGTCTTAAGCAATTAATTGAGTAGTACTTACTCCTAGCATAACATACTTTTTCTACCACATAATCAATGCCAACAAAAATCAACAACATTGTCatcccaacaataacaacaacaacgacaataacCACAACAAATACAGAGTACTTCGTTAATTACGATTAATAAAATtcaactgaactaaacttaattCTAACAGCAACAACGACAAGTAGATAGTAACAACAACAATTAGGACGTACTTCTTCCATTTCATTGAATTTTATACGTTTACTTTGAGCACTATTCATAAATGGAGAGAATCTTCGATACAACTTCTAATTCGCTACAACTTCTAAAATATTGTATAAAAAATAGTCATATAGGAGTAAGATCTTGTTTAAATTGTCCTACCGACTACATTATAAATATCAAATCATTAATATACGTGTATAGAAAAagtattagttatttaattacgATAAATAAAATTCAAATGAACTGAAGTTATAGTACCTGAATGCGAACATAGTCGTTACGGTTCCAAGAGAAAGCGTTCCCCAACATTTGATCAACCGTCTCGGAAACACCGTCAACGGCGACATCAACCACACATTTCGTCACCTTACTACTACCTCCACCCCATTTCTCACCATTACCACGGCAACTCAACGTCCCATTACCTAACGACAACACGAGCAAATCCTCAACACCATTAACCGCCGGAAAATCGACTTTATTATGCAGCACGTGCGTCACCGCCGCGGCCGCCGGATTATTCATCACAACACCGCCGTCAACCGCAAGAAAACCGGTTTTGCGATCAACCGACGAAACCTCAACCGGTTCAAAAACAGCCGGATTTGCTACCGCGGCGGAACAAACCTTCCACAGCTCAAAGTCTAAAGTCGACCACGCCGACGCACTCGCGGCGGCGCGTGAGAACACGAACGGCGCAGACGATACGGTGTCGTAACACGGCACTAGTATCGGCTTACACGTGTCCTTCAACGTCTTATCCTTTAGCGTATCATGCAGAACGTTACCTAGTCTTGAAGCGGACCGGTTACGGCGAAGGACGAGGTCGCGGCGGCGACGACGAGGAGTGATGACGTGGCGATTGTCGGAGAGAAACTTGACGGCGGAGGCGGCGGAGAAGAGAGGTCTTCCGGCGGAGTCAGCGGCGGCGAGAAGTACGGCGAGGACGCCGCCGACGCCGGTACCAGAAATAAGGTCGAAAAAGTCAGCGATACGAGCGGAGGAGTCGTTAGTTTTGATTTGGAGAGTGTGTTCGAGGTGGACTAAGAATGCGCCGGCGATTAAAGCGGAGGTATCGCCGCCATCGATAGTGAGGATTTTAGTTTTTTTGGAATCGGAATTGGGAGGAGTAGTTGATAGCCATTGTTGTTCGAGCTTGGAGAAAATTTCCATGGTGATTTTGTTAAGttccatgattttttttttttttttatttttctcagAGTTAGAGAAGTGTTGAAGAAGATGGGATATAAATGAAGAGGAGAAGGTGATAGTGAGATTATATAGAAAGAGGTGTGTGTAGGAATGGTTTATATATATTGGATGTTGGGTTGAACTTTGAAGGGGGTGGGGGTCCAATTTTAAATTCTTTAGACGTGCGTTTATGTCTAATAATACAAACTGATGTGGTGAATCAAGTGAATACAAATTACTCGTATATAAtagatattaaaaaaaaaaaaaaatgaaattggtTTAGATGGTATTTTAATTATGTCATATTTTTGGATTAATTTCGTTTCATGTGAATTTACATCGATTCACTTTTAAAAAATTCATTTCTTACAATTTTGTTCATTCAGTTCTAAGAAACGAGGTTAGGGATTTTCATAAAATGACTTTGACTAGCCAGCCCTCCCAAACCAAGAACATTCTGGTACGAGACAAGTCTTCGGCCCGATCCGGTCCAACCTTGGAAAATACCCTTATGTTATCCTTCTTAACCAAACCTCCTCGGTTCGGATCAGCTGTTCTAGACCAGATACGTTCCGGTCTAGTTTTTAACTCCACAATTATGCTCATGATTAATCTCTGATCGATCGGGTTTAACCCGACAAACGGGTCAACCAGATTGAGCCAGTTCAAGTTGGGTAAATTTAGGGTTTGGAAGAGTTTGGGTTGGGTCAGGTTAGTTATTCGGGTTCAGATCATTTTCGGGTCAACTATTATCAATGCATAGTAATCAGTTTGCAACAATAAATATTTAGGTCGGGTCGATGCAGATTCATATCAAACTCATATCTTGAGGTCGTGTGTCAGGTCGAGTAGGGGTCATGTCATTCGGGTTGGGTCAAGTCAATTAAGTAAACTGCTTGGATAAATTAAACTAGGTACTAGGTGGGGTTTAATTAACCTTGTTAATTGGATGGCAAGGAGGTTGTTGGTCTAATTGTCATCTTGGCTTTGTATGTTTTAGTAGCTAAAGTAAGTAGATAACCACTAGTTTAATTAAATGAAGTAGTAGGTGGCATAgtactccctccacttttttatatatgacgttttataTTTACGAGGTAAGTCTTTgattttaatatttacaaaaatatatttgttcaaaaaatataaaaatggtaccattaaattccttacgaaaaactctttcatatgagtatacatatcataatatttagtcttatattttaagagatattgaagagagaagggagtgtctcgaaatgtgagaaagtcatatataaaaaaatagaagGAGTATTTTACTAGCAATTATTCAATTAAGAGTAATTATAGTAGGATAATTAATTAAGTAAGTGAGACGGTATGGGTTTAATTAATTAGGGCAAAAGTGTTGACTTAAATAAATGAAGGGTTGTTGTCCTTTGTTCATTTATTTGGCACTTTCTTTGGCGTTTCTTGTGTCTCATTTCATACTTTGGATTTTCCACATGTAATATTTGTGCTTTGAGagtttaatattattatattattatatggGGAGTGGTGGATGCATGGTGTTCAGAAAATTTTAAAACATTTTTTAGTGGCTACCGCAGAAAGTGTCTCCTTCAGATTTTCCAAACTTtattacaaatattattattattattattatatattatatagtCGCATATAATTGTAGCATTTTTGTTTTTACATGAGACAGAATCTATCACAAAATTAACTTTCTAATTTACAAATTAGTcatttcacaaaatctcattgaagacaggcgatatccgtcacaagcttgtgatggataccgtttcctctcacaaaatgtccattaaaaggtgagtgggaagcacatgggggtgccccactttgtcccctctccctttttgtgagagatcATGTTTTATGACGAGATTAGTCCATCACAAGCACGACTAGCTGTAGTCATTTATATgctctattttgttttttttggtggaatgtgaGTATATTATAAATAGAAAAAAATGAGATAATTACATATAGGGATTTTTAACTCTTACAAGAATTTCATATTTCTCAACCAATCTCTATCACCTATGGTCATGTCATTCTCATCTCTTCTTCGAAGCCTCAATCTAATCTCTGCTACAATCTGTTCAACTAGCCTCTTTGGTACCATCAACACATATTCATTCTTGCTGCAATTTCTCTGATGCCATATATGATAGATTGCTCCCATCCCTACTGCAGCCTGCACCCCCTTCTGCAATTTAGACCCCTGCCTATCCACGCACCACTCCAACATGTGCTGATCAGGGAGTATTAGAGCAGTCAGTTTATTCAACCAGTTGGTCACCTGCTTGTCGTAACTACACCCAAAAAACACATGATCCATGCATTCATTCACGACTGTCCACGAGAGATAGCAAGTAGCATCAATATCTAGTCCATACATCACAGACTTATCATTAGTTCTCGAGCCCCACGAGCATACAAACCAACCCATGAATTGATGCTTAGGAACCACCCAATCATTCCAAACACTCACGAACCACCGCACGTAGTTCCCGCCCCTTAAGCCAGTCATAGCAACCTGCAGGGGTGTATCCAGCGTGCTGAATATCCCAAACTCCATCAATGTAACCTGCTGCAATAACCTGTTTCACTCTACACATCCTCCTCCACACCCAACTCGAATTGGTACTCCATCCATCCCCCCCTCGAGGTAGTTAGTAGCCACCCAACGAACCGGATGGAATTCCTCTTCTCAAAGAACCAGCTTAACCAATCTCCCAACCATAGGCTGATTGCACAACTCCTGATCTTTAATCCCAAGGCCACCTTCCTCTTTTGGCTTGCAGACAGTAGTCCATGCCACCAAAGGTACTCTTCTATAATTAGTGCTATTATCCCATAGGAAGTTTCTGCACACTGCCTCAATCTTAGCAATAATGCCCTTTGGAAGGACAAACATGGAGGCCCAGGAAGAATGCAAAGAAGAAAGTACTGCTTTAACTAATACTAGTCTCCCTGCATATGAGAATCTCCTGGCACCATAGCTATGTATTCTTGCACAAATCTTCTCTACTAAGCACTCACAATCCTGTTTCTTCAATCTAGTTGTTTGAATAGGCATACCAAGGTACTTGAATGGCAAATACCCTTCAGAAAAACCAGAAATCTTTAGGATATCCTGCTTTGTCTCCTATGGTACCTCCCTAAAATAAGCATTTGATTTTGAAGCACTTATTTTCAACCCACTAGCTTTTGAGAAGGTGGTGAAAGATTGTAACAATAACATCATAGATTTAACCTCCCCTTTGCTAAACAACAacacatcatcagcaaacatcagacTAGCCAACTTCAACTCTTTGCACATTGGGTGATATTTGAAATCATACTAGCCAGCAACATACTTAAGAGTCCTAGTCAAGTACTCCATACATAGAGTAAAGATAATAGGAGAAAGAGGGTCTCCTTGTCTCGGTCCTCTCTGACCCTTAAAGTAGCCAAACATCTCACCATTGATGGAAATTGAGAAAGAAGCAGTGGTAATGCACTCCATTATCATAGCTCTGAAATCAGTAGGGAAATTAAGCATTATCAGCATCTGATCCACGAAATTCCACTCCACAGTGTCATAAACTTTTTGCAAGTCAATTTTGAACAAGCATCTTGGAGAGGTATTTGGCCTTTCATACAACCTGATAAGGTCTTGGCATATTAGAATATTTTCTTGTATGCTTCTGTTCTGAACAAAGGCTCCCTGATTCTGATCAACTAGCTGGGCCAACACAGTGGCTAGCCTTGCACATAAAAGCTTAGAGATCGCCTTGTATACCACATTGCAGCAGGCTATAGGTCGAAATTGTAACACACTCTTGGGCCTATCACATTTAGGAATCAAAGTTAAATTTGTAGCATTCAACTGTCTCAAAAGCTTCTTGTTAATGAAAAAAATCCTTGACAGCAGAAACCACTTATCCTCCAATCTCATTCCAAGCATCCTTAAAGAATCTACTTGTATACCCATCAGGGCCAGGGGATTTAATATCATGGATACTAAACATAACATCCCTAAGCTCCTTTGTTGTGACAGGTACCAACAGATTACCAACCATCTCCTCATTGCATTTAGGTCCTTGATCAATTATCCTCTTGTGTATCTTGCTAGTTTCCTGACTCGTCCCAAGCAACTGATGGTAATACTCAAGAAAGGCAGACTGAATTTTTGCAGGACTATCACACATATTACCATTCATGTCTTCAACCATGATTACCTTGTTGCCAGATCTCCTCCTCTTGAGCATCCCATGAAAGAAAGCACTATTGGAATCACCTTCCTGGATCCAAACCTGCTTAGATTTTTGAGCTAAAAAAGTATCTCTTGCCTCACTTAATTCTTTGAGTTCCTGAACTGCCCTAAACTCCTCCTCAATGAGCTGTAGATTTGAGGGATCCTGTCCAATAACTTCCTGCAATTTCTGGACTTGCTGCTGCAAAATATTAGTAGCTTGCTCAATATTACTAAACCTATCCCTGTTTAAGTCCTTCAAGGCAGGTTTTAACAGTTTCAAATTTCTTGCAAGCTTGAACATATGAGTGCCAGACAATGCCCTATCCCAATTCCTTCTGATTGTAGGGAGAAAATTTGCAGACCctccccacatattaaagtatttgaAGCTGCTCTTACTCTTAATCTGCTGAGAGTGACTAACAATGCAAGGAGTATGATCATATAGGCCTTCAGGGAGGAAGTGTGCATAAGCATCAGGCATATGATCACTCCAATCTTTATTAATAAGGAACCTGTCTAATCTACTATAGATTCTAGCCTCTGGTTTCTGTTTATTATTCCACGTGAAAACAGACCCAACACTGGTAATATCAATCACTCCACAATCATCCACACAAGATCTGAAGGAGTCCATCTCAGATGAAGGAGTATTGCCACCAATCCTTTCAGCAGCAGATAAAACACAATTAAAGTCCCCAGCTATAGCCCATGGACCATTAACCAGATGAGAAATCCTCCTCAAATGAGCCCACAAAGGCCCTCTCTCTTGAACACCATTAAAAGCATAGACCATGGTCAGATAGAACACATTCCTGTTTAGCAACGACTCAACCTTCATATGTATGAACTGTGCATTATACTCAAGAAACTGAACTCTATAGGCCTGTGGCTGCCAAAGAACCCAAATCCTTCCACCACTATGATACCCATTATTAGTAGAAATACACCAAGAATTAAAGCTACCTAGTGCCCTATGCAAggctttattttttatttttgtctcaAGTAAACCAAACAACCCAATATCTTTATTCTGCAAGAAAAAGTTAAATCTCTTTTTGTTTCCTAACTCGATTCATGCCCCTAATATTCCAAAATCCTATCTTATCCATGAGGTAAATTGGGGGAGGGATCAATACCATTCGTCACTCTTGCCTGCTTAGTTGGAGACAAAACCTCCTTATAAGAGAAAGCACCAAAAGAGTTTGCACTATACCCATCCTGACCACCATCACCATTATGCATCCTGACTAGTTTCTTAGGCTGCTTTGTAGTATTAATTACTGTGATAACACCTTTACCAGCCATCTCTGGTTTCTGTACACCCTCGACAGGTTTCACCACAGGTCTCCACACTTTCTTGACGACCTTTTGTTGCATCTTCTGTGGCACCCCTTTCCTACAATTCTCCATTTGATGTCTCATTCCCTTACATTTTGAGCATGTGATTGGTTTCCACTCATATTCTATTTCCACCTTTACCACATCACCCTTTTCATCTTTAAAAGAAACCTGGGGAGGTAACTTCTGGTCAACCATAAGCTCAACCATAACTCGAGCATATCCTAACCTTGTCCTCTCCTCAGTAGCAGCATCACTTTTTATATATTTGCCAACTAAGCTAGTAATCTTTGGCAGTCCTTTCCCCCAAAATTTCAAGGGAAGATGATGAATTTGAATCCATGCTGGTACAGATTTTACATCCGCCTTCCTCAATTCCAAATCCTTGGTCCAAGGCTTAAAGATCAAGGGTTTATTATCAAAAAGATAATATCCTGACTGCAAAACCTTTTCCTTCATTTCCATAGATTTGAACCGAACCATAAATACCCGATTTGGCATAAAAGGTATCTTATCTATGTTAAACTTGGTCCATATGCGCCTGATGAATCCCTCTACAACCTTCCATGGTGGATTGGCCCCTAGTATGAAACAAACCACCGCTTGGTTCCAGAAGTCAATCTCCGCATCTACGTCCTTCTGTTAAATTTGTAGCATATCATCATTTCCATCAGTCTCTGTTTCAGATTCTCCTTCTGTCTCAGGTTCTTCGTCTGGACTTGCAGTGCTCTGTTTTGGGGTGTTATCCCTGTTAGACATATCATCCTCTTCTTCGTTTTCTGTCTCCACCACCACTTCCTCATCATCAGTTTCAACTACGAGTTCAGGAATACCTGTAATCTCAGTAATATCCTTAGATTTCTCATGGATTTCACCATCCGGTCCATCATGTTTCCATTAGGGTTCATACTTGCGGGTATTTCATCAAAGTTGTTATTAGTCTCAATACTATCAGTCGAACTGCTAGACCTTACTATACTCCTTCCACGTAAATTCATTTCCCTCTGCTTTTGCTGATTAGATTTCCTAGCCATTGGCTCGAAAATCAAGACGGCGTTGTTCTCTCTCTAATCGTTCATCGCTTCTCTCTCTAGGTTTTttaactaagagaatttttatatAACTACTAATTTAAAACTAGTTGAGttcccgtgctaaagcacggtaTTTGTGAGTGTTAAATTAATTAAGCTTTAATTTTTACATAAATGGGTTGTAGTTATAATAGTATCTTGTAATGTAATGATTataatgttagtaatattataaaaaaaaagtttATTATTCAAACGATTTTAGTTTAAGTTATTTTTGTGTgaacctatttttattattaaaaatattgatAGCATCCTAGATCTTTTTATGaagaaaatatataaaaaaagcacaaaataacaataataatatcacATTTTTATATTGGATATTAAAACATGTTAGCTTGTATAGTTGTATAAGATGAAAAGATTAAAAAGAGAAAAGTTGACACggttttatttatataatcagTTGGTTTTTTTACTTAGCTTTAATCAAACTCATTTTCAATGtcaaaatttatttatacatCATAGCTAAGTTTTGTACGTTATTTAAAAAGGCAAATTTTATTTATACATCATaagattttggagattttatttgtattaattatacTCTATTATCTATATTATACTTTATACGAACACTATAATATTTGGAGCTAGAACTTTTTTGTGTATAGAAATATAGGATATTAAATATTTTATTTGTGGCAAAGATTGCACATTTAGTTATGGAAATTCTATTAGTATTAAATAAggtaattgatggggcatattctgcaccgctgaccaagtcaacacactgagcaaggtcaaagatatccacagcaagtcaacgacttagacagcctagccgatgcagcccatcggcctgttagcctgggtctcggcatggcaacctgccagccggggcatacatccgcgtactcatatccaagacccctcggcggtgagtcaacatagcccgccggcctgccataggtccctcggccgagagGTAGATccgtctttccacctgctagccatggccactacgtgacaaaaggtgaaagcctataaatactcctcaaccttcattgaggagaggatccaacTAATCCATCAACTAAACCTAAattcactattcatctggtaatatctcccttatctctctacaatatacctAGCCAagcaacacaacttaatcctttaagtttactgacttgagcgtcggagtgagtacgcttggcccaaagccaagccctcagttcgttcattgttgcaggagaggccgagagggacgatagaagcaaggAGGGTTTAACCCAAGACATTATTCtgcaagccacgggtggtaacgatacttgctctggaattacacccggaacaattggcgtggtcaaagccgagagcgacggggaacacgacggccgatacgctaaaaaagaaacgtatactcagcgcaattgagacgccaatctagcggtcaatatgcctacacagttacgaacgctatcgaagccgcaaccccgattacctcggtcaaagccgagagcgacggggaacacgacggccgatacgctaaaaaagaaacgtatactcagcgcaa is a window encoding:
- the LOC141614278 gene encoding putative inactive patatin-like protein 9, which produces MELNKITMEIFSKLEQQWLSTTPPNSDSKKTKILTIDGGDTSALIAGAFLVHLEHTLQIKTNDSSARIADFFDLISGTGVGGVLAVLLAAADSAGRPLFSAASAVKFLSDNRHVITPRRRRRDLVLRRNRSASRLGNVLHDTLKDKTLKDTCKPILVPCYDTVSSAPFVFSRAAASASAWSTLDFELWKVCSAAVANPAVFEPVEVSSVDRKTGFLAVDGGVVMNNPAAAAVTHVLHNKVDFPAVNGVEDLLVLSLGNGTLSCRGNGEKWGGGSSKVTKCVVDVAVDGVSETVDQMLGNAFSWNRNDYVRIQANGLDGSGVMTKEAALKERGIESLTFGGKRLLAETNRDRIESFVQRLVNASTKSSLPPSPYKSLSPLLDGR
- the LOC141590020 gene encoding uncharacterized protein LOC141590020, which translates into the protein MEFGIFSTLDTPLQVAMTGLRGGNYVRWFVSVWNDWVVPKHQFMGWFVCSWGSRTNDKSVMYGLDIDATCYLSWTVVNECMDHVFFGCSYDKQVTNWLNKLTALILPDQHMLEWCVDRQGSKLQKGVQAAVGMGAIYHIWHQRNCSKNEYVLMVPKRLVEQIVAEIRLRLRRRDENDMTIGDRDWLRNMKFL